Sequence from the Candidatus Neomarinimicrobiota bacterium genome:
AAACTAAAGTCCTATCAGGAAAAGAAGTTGCTTCAGCGGTTTACAACGAATTGACTTCTCGTATCGAGAAGCTTTCTGATAAAAAGATTACACCAGGCCTTGCTGCAGTATTGGTGGGTGATGACCCTGCTTCTCAGGTTTATGTGAGAAACAAAACGCGCAGATTCGAGAAAATGGGCCTTTTTAGTGAAACTTTTTCTATGGGGAAGGAGTCGTTGCAAAGTGACATCATGGCTCTCATAAATGAGTTGAATAGTGACGACCGCCTTCATGGTATCCTTGTCCAGCTTCCTTTACCAAAGGAAATTGACTCTGATTCTGTTTTGCGTTACGTCAGACCGGAAAAAGACGTGGACGGATTTCACCCTGAGAATATGGGACTTCTGGCATTAGGTAAACCTCGTTTTATTTCATGCACGCCAAAAGGAATATTGAGAATTCTGCAGTTTTATGATATTGAGACTAACGGTAAACATACGGTTATTGTGGGGAGGAGTAACATTGTTGGCCGACCAATGGCCCTCATGCTTAGTGCCAAGAACGATACGGGTAATTCAACAGTGACTGTTTGTCACTCCAGGACACCTGACATCGTTTTTCATACACGTCAGGCGGATATGGTTATTG
This genomic interval carries:
- the folD gene encoding bifunctional methylenetetrahydrofolate dehydrogenase/methenyltetrahydrofolate cyclohydrolase FolD; translation: MTETKVLSGKEVASAVYNELTSRIEKLSDKKITPGLAAVLVGDDPASQVYVRNKTRRFEKMGLFSETFSMGKESLQSDIMALINELNSDDRLHGILVQLPLPKEIDSDSVLRYVRPEKDVDGFHPENMGLLALGKPRFISCTPKGILRILQFYDIETNGKHTVIVGRSNIVGRPMALMLSAKNDTGNSTVTVCHSRTPDIVFHTRQADMVIAAAGMPNLINGDMISDGAVVIDVGINRVEDDSEKGYRLVGDVDAESVREKASALTPVPGGVGPMTIAMLVENTVEAAERSIS